The DNA sequence GCCGAACTGTACGAGACCACCCCGGCCGGTCTCGGTCTCGCCGACGAGCCCGGGCCGGACCCCGTCGACGGGGCCACGCGGCTGCGCGCGGCGCTGGAGCGGACCGCCGCCGTCGGAGAGGAGGAGCTGGACCTGCTGCGCGCCCAGTGGGCCGCGACCAGTGCGCTGGACGACCGGCTGGGCACCGCCGCCGCCCACGACGCGGTGTCCGCGGTCGTCGTCCAGCTGCGCGAGCCGGCCGCGCACGCGCGGGACCCGCACCTCCTGCGGGCGCTCGGCGGGCTACTCGCCGCGGCCGCACTGCGGCTCGGGGACCAGGAACGCGACCGCGCCGCCCCGGACCGGGCGTGGACGGCCTACGTCGAGGCGGAGTCCACGGCCCTGCGGGCCGGGGACCCGGACACCGCGGACGTGGCGCGGCGCCGGCGGGAGCGCCTGGCGGCCGAGCTGCCGGGCGTCGACGCACAGGACGCCGACACCGAGCAGGCCGGCCCGCCCGGCACGACGGCGCTGCCGACGATCGACGTCCACACCTCCCCCGCGTGGCTCACCGTCGAGGACGGCCCGCCGCAGCGCCCGGTCCGCGAGCGCACCGATCTCGCACTGGGCGAGGTGCTCGCCGCCCTGCGTGCCGGCGACGGCGCCGCCGCGCGGGCCGCCCACGCCAGGGCCCGGGCACTCGCCCTGCGGACCGGGTCGCAGCGCGTCCTCGACCGGCTCGCGGCGCTGCCCGGGACCACGTCCCCCTGACCGGAGGCGGGTCGGCTCAGTCCGCCTGCTCCAGCAGCTCGTCGGCGGCGGCCCACGGGTCCAGCTCCCCGCCCAGCACCCGCTCGGTGAGGGCGTGGAGCGCGTCACCGCCGCGCACGCGTTCCATCCGGGCCCGGACCTGCTCCATCCCGATGCCCTCGATCTCGCGACGCGTCCGCTCACGGCGCCGTCGTTCCCGATCGCCGGACTTCTCGGCCCAGGCGTGGTGCTCGTCGAGGGCGTCGGCGACGGCCGCGATCCCCTCCTCGCGTGACGCGACAGTCGAGAGCACCGGAGGCTCCCACGGCTCGGTACCGAGGCCGGGTGCGTCCGCGCCTCCCTCGCCGCCGTCCGGGAGGCGCAGGTGCAGCATGTTCCGCAGCTCGCGCACCGTGCGGCGGGCCCCCTCACGGTCGGCCTTGTTGACCACGAAGACGTCGCCGATCTCCAGGATCCCGGCCTTGGCCGCCTGGATGCCGTCGCCCATTCCCGGTGCGAGCAGCACGACGGTGGTGTCGGCGAGGCCGACGATCTCCACCTCGGACTGCCCGACGCCGACGGTCTCGATCAGCACGACGTCGCAGCCCGCGGCGTCGAGCACCCGCAGGGCCTGCGGCGTCGCCCAGGACAGCCCGCCCAGGTGCCCACGAGTGGCCATCGACCGGATGAAGACCCCGTCGTCGTCGGCGTGGTCGCCCATCCGCACCCGGTCGCCCAGCAGCGCCCCGCCGCTGAACGGCGAGGACGGGTCCACCGCCAGCACCCCGACCCGGCGCCCGCGCGCCCGCAGCTCGGTGACCAGCGCCGACGTCGACGTCGACTTGCCCACCCCCGGCGACCCGGTCAGCCCGATGACGTGCGCCCGTCCGGTGTGCGGGGACAGTGCCGCGGACACCTCGCGCAGCTGCGGACCGGCGTTCTCCACCATCGAGATCAGCCGGGCGACGGCGAGCTGTTCACCGCGGCGGGCGCGCTCCACCAGGTCGCGGGGGTCCGGCGGTCCGGGCACGGTCGGGCTCCTTGTCGGGACGGACGGGCGTCGGGACGGACGGGTGGATGCACGCCGGCCCCCGCCGAGGCGGGGGCCGACGTGGACCACACGGAGGTCGGGACGATCAGGCGGAGGGGACGCGCACGATCAGTGCGTCGCCCTGGCCGCCGCCGCCACACAGCGCGGCGGCGCCGACGCCCCCGCCGCGCGCCTTGAGCGCGAGCGCCAGGTGCAGCGCGATCCGCGCACCGGACATGCCGATCGGGTGACCGAGGGCGATGGCGCCGCCGTCGACGTTCACCTTCTCCTCGTCGATGCCGAGCTTGCGGGCCGAGACGATGCCGACCGCGGCGAACGCCTCGTTGATCTCGACGAGGTCGAGGTCGGCGGGCTGGACGCCCTCCTTCTCGCACGCCTTGGCGATCGCGTTCGCGGGCTGCTCGTGCAGCGAGGCGTCCGGACCGGCGACGACGCCGTGCGCGCCGATCTCGGCGATCCAGTCCAGGCCCAGCTCCTCGGCCTTGGCCTTGCTCATCACGACCACCGCGGCCGCGCCGTCGGAGATCTGCGAGGCCGATCCCGCGGTGATGGTGCCGTCGGCGGCGAAGGCGGGGCGGAGCTTGCCGAGCCCTTCGGTGGTGGTGTCGCCGCGCACGCCCTCGTCGGTGGAGAAGACGATCGGGTCGCCCTTGCGCTGCGGGATCTCGACCGGGGCGATCTCCTGGTCGAAGGTGCCGTCCTGGGCGGCGCGGGCGGCGCGCTGGTGCGAGCGGGCGGAGAAGGCGTCCTGCTCCTCGCGGGTCAGGCCGTAGCGCTCGTTGTACTTCTCGGTGGAGGCACCCATCGCGACCTGGTCGAACGCGCAGAACAGACCGTCGTAGGCCATGTGGTCGGTGAGGGTGGTGTCGCCGAACTTGGTGCCCTCGCGGGACTTGGTGAGCAGGTGCGGCGCCTGGGTCATCGACTCCTGGCCGCCGGCGACGACGATGTCGAACTCGCCGGCGCGGATGAGCTGGTCGGCCAGCGCGATGGCGTCGACGCCGGACAGGCAGACCTTGTTGATCGTCAGCGCCGGGACGTCCATCGGGATGCCGGCCTCGACCGCCGCCTGGCGCGCCGGGATCTGCCCCGCGCCTGCGGTGAGGACCTGGCCCATGATCGTGTACTGGACCTGGTCGGGAGCCACACCGGCCCGCTCGAGCGCGGCCTTGATGGCGACACCGCCCAGCTGGGCCCCGGAGAAGCCCTTCAGGGAGCCGAGCAGACGGCCCATCGGCGTGCGGGCGCCGGCGACGATCACGGTTCCGGACACGGGGTCCTCCATCAGGCTTCGTTGTCAGGTGGGCCGCCACCATACCCACGGCGACGACCCGTCCGGACGCACCGAACGGTGGGGGTGACCAGCGGCACAGACTCCTACCGGCGAGTAGAACCGGTAGCTTCAGCCCCCATGACGACAACCGAGGACGCCCTGTCGCCGCTGGTCGTGGCCGTGGACCACGTGGGCATCGCGGTGCCCGACCTGGACGAGGCCATCCGCTGGTACGCGGACAACCTGGGCCTGGTCGCGGTGCACACCGAGACCAACACCGAGCAGGGCGTGCGCGAGGCCATGCTGGGAGCACCGGGCGAGGCGGCCGGCGCCACGAAGGTGCAGCTGCTCGCCCCGCTGAACGAGGACTCGACGATCGCGAAGTTCATCGGGCGCAACGGCCCGGGCCTGCAGCAGGTCGCCTACCGGGTCACCGACGTCGCCGCCGCGGCGGACGCGCTGCGGGCGAAGGGCCTGCGCCTGCTCTACGACGCCCCGCGTCGTGGCACGTCGAACTCGAAGGTCAACTTCGTGCACCCGAAGGACGCCGGCGGAGTGCTGGTCGAGCTCGTCGAGCCGGCCGCGGACGCGCACTGACGGGCGGAGGGACGGCCGGGGCACGACCCCGTCCCGAAGGACAGTACGGGCGTCCGGTGGGGTGGATCACGAAGTGCGCTTCGGGTATCACCCTCACCGTCGAGCTACGGTTAAGATACTACGCAGTAACTTGCGGTATCCCAAGCACCATCGGGTGAGCCACCCGACTCCCCTGACAACGTCGCCATCGGAGGCCAGCAGTGAAGGACATCCGCGACGCCATCCTCGCCGGGCAGTTCACCGACGTCGGAGGCCTGGAGGTTCCCGAGCACTATCGGGGCGTCACCGTCCGCGCCGAGGACGTGGACATGTTCGAGGGTCTGACCACCAGGGAGAAGGACCCGCGCAAGAGCCTGCGCGTCGAGGACGTCCCGGTCCCCGAGCTCGGCCCCGGTGAGGCGCTCGTGGCCGTGATGGCCAGCGCGATCAACTACAACACCGTCTGGACCTCGATCTTCGAGCCCGTCTCGACGTTCAGCTTCCTCAAGCGCTACGGCAAGCTCTCGCCGCTGGCCAAGCGGCACGACCTGCCCTACCACGTGGTCGGCTCCGACCTCGCCGGCGTCGTCGTGCGGACCGGCCCCGGCGTCAACACCTGGAAGCCCGGCGACCAGGTCGTCGCGCACTGCCTCTCGGTCGAGCTGGAGAGCCCGGACGGGCACTCGGACACGATGATGGACCCGGAGCAGCGCATCTGGGGCTTCGAGACCAACTTCGGCGGCCTCGCCGAGCTGGCCCTGGTCAAGTCCAACCAGCTGATGCCGAAGCCGGACCACCTCACCTGGGAGGAGGCCGCGTCCCCGGGCCTGGTCAACTCCACCGCCTACCGCCAGCTGGTGAGCAAGAACGGCGCCGACATGAAGCAGGGCGACGTCGTGCTGATCTGGGGCGCCTCCGGCGGCCTCGGCTCCTACGCCACCCAGTTCGCCCTCAACGGCGGCGCCACCCCGATCTGCGTCGTCTCCTCGGAGGAGAAGGCCCAGATCTGCCGCGACATGGGCGCGGAGCTGGTCATCGACCGCAACGCCGAGGGCTACCGGTTCTGGAAGGACGAGACCACCCAGGACCCCAAGGAGTGGAAGCGGCTCGGCGCGAAGATCCGCGAGCTCACCGGCGGCGAAGACCCCGACATCGTCTTCGAGCACCCGGGCCGCGAGACCTTCGGTGCGTCGGTCTACGTCACCCGCAAGGGCGGTCAGATCGTCACCTGCGCCTCGACCTCGGGCTACATGCACGAGTTCGACAACCGCTACCTGTGGATGAACCTCAAGCGGATCGTCGGCTCGCACTTCGCGAACTACCGCGAGGCCTACGAGGCCAACCGGCTCGTCGCCAAGGGCATGATCCACCCGACCCTGTCGCGGGTGTACCCGCTGGCCGAGACCGGCCAGGCCGCGAACGACGTCAAGCAGAACCTGCACCAGGGCAAGGTCGGTGTGCTGGCGCTGGCCCCGGAGGAGGGACTGGGCGTCACGAACCCGGAGAAGCGCGAGCGTCACCTCGCCGGGATCAACCGCTTCCGGGGCGTCTGACGTCCCCCGGGGTGCTGCTGTCGGGGCCCGTCCGTGTGCCACACGGACGGGCCCCTGTCCAGAGCAGGGTGAACCCCGTGACGCCGGGTCGCGAACTCACGGCTGTGGAACATTC is a window from the Pseudonocardia sp. HH130629-09 genome containing:
- the mce gene encoding methylmalonyl-CoA epimerase, with product MTTTEDALSPLVVAVDHVGIAVPDLDEAIRWYADNLGLVAVHTETNTEQGVREAMLGAPGEAAGATKVQLLAPLNEDSTIAKFIGRNGPGLQQVAYRVTDVAAAADALRAKGLRLLYDAPRRGTSNSKVNFVHPKDAGGVLVELVEPAADAH
- the ccrA gene encoding crotonyl-CoA carboxylase/reductase produces the protein MKDIRDAILAGQFTDVGGLEVPEHYRGVTVRAEDVDMFEGLTTREKDPRKSLRVEDVPVPELGPGEALVAVMASAINYNTVWTSIFEPVSTFSFLKRYGKLSPLAKRHDLPYHVVGSDLAGVVVRTGPGVNTWKPGDQVVAHCLSVELESPDGHSDTMMDPEQRIWGFETNFGGLAELALVKSNQLMPKPDHLTWEEAASPGLVNSTAYRQLVSKNGADMKQGDVVLIWGASGGLGSYATQFALNGGATPICVVSSEEKAQICRDMGAELVIDRNAEGYRFWKDETTQDPKEWKRLGAKIRELTGGEDPDIVFEHPGRETFGASVYVTRKGGQIVTCASTSGYMHEFDNRYLWMNLKRIVGSHFANYREAYEANRLVAKGMIHPTLSRVYPLAETGQAANDVKQNLHQGKVGVLALAPEEGLGVTNPEKRERHLAGINRFRGV
- a CDS encoding helix-turn-helix domain-containing protein, giving the protein MHAPPPPSDRPGAGPALRAARDRRGWSQSEAARALAALVAGSGGTARAASLKTQLSRWENGHAAPDAAHRALLAELYETTPAGLGLADEPGPDPVDGATRLRAALERTAAVGEEELDLLRAQWAATSALDDRLGTAAAHDAVSAVVVQLREPAAHARDPHLLRALGGLLAAAALRLGDQERDRAAPDRAWTAYVEAESTALRAGDPDTADVARRRRERLAAELPGVDAQDADTEQAGPPGTTALPTIDVHTSPAWLTVEDGPPQRPVRERTDLALGEVLAALRAGDGAAARAAHARARALALRTGSQRVLDRLAALPGTTSP
- the meaB gene encoding methylmalonyl Co-A mutase-associated GTPase MeaB, with the protein product MPGPPDPRDLVERARRGEQLAVARLISMVENAGPQLREVSAALSPHTGRAHVIGLTGSPGVGKSTSTSALVTELRARGRRVGVLAVDPSSPFSGGALLGDRVRMGDHADDDGVFIRSMATRGHLGGLSWATPQALRVLDAAGCDVVLIETVGVGQSEVEIVGLADTTVVLLAPGMGDGIQAAKAGILEIGDVFVVNKADREGARRTVRELRNMLHLRLPDGGEGGADAPGLGTEPWEPPVLSTVASREEGIAAVADALDEHHAWAEKSGDRERRRRERTRREIEGIGMEQVRARMERVRGGDALHALTERVLGGELDPWAAADELLEQAD
- a CDS encoding acetyl-CoA C-acetyltransferase; its protein translation is MSGTVIVAGARTPMGRLLGSLKGFSGAQLGGVAIKAALERAGVAPDQVQYTIMGQVLTAGAGQIPARQAAVEAGIPMDVPALTINKVCLSGVDAIALADQLIRAGEFDIVVAGGQESMTQAPHLLTKSREGTKFGDTTLTDHMAYDGLFCAFDQVAMGASTEKYNERYGLTREEQDAFSARSHQRAARAAQDGTFDQEIAPVEIPQRKGDPIVFSTDEGVRGDTTTEGLGKLRPAFAADGTITAGSASQISDGAAAVVVMSKAKAEELGLDWIAEIGAHGVVAGPDASLHEQPANAIAKACEKEGVQPADLDLVEINEAFAAVGIVSARKLGIDEEKVNVDGGAIALGHPIGMSGARIALHLALALKARGGGVGAAALCGGGGQGDALIVRVPSA